ACGCCGGAGTGGGGAACAATATAATTAACGGTGTATCTGGCAACGATCGCATTAACACCTAGCTTTGGTGACGATACAATTGTCGGCGGATTTGGCAACGATACGATTAACGCTGGTGATGGCAATAATACGATTGATGGTGGATATGACAACGATATAATTAACACCGGATCTGGCAACGATCGGATTCAAGGCGGATCTGGCAACGACACGATTAACGGCGGATCTGGCAACAATAGGATTGACGGCGGATCTGGCGACGATAAGATTGACGCTGGTTCAGGCAATGATACGATTAACGCCGGTTCAGGCAACGATACGATTAACGCCGGAGCGGGGAACAATATAATTAACGGTGTATCGGGCAACGATCGCATTAACACCGGATTTGGCGACGATACAATTGTCGGCGGATTTGGCAACGATACGATTAACGCCGGTGATGGTAACAATACGATTGACGGCGGGTCTGACGACGATATCATTAATACTGGATCTGGCAACGATAAGATTGACGGCGGATCTGGCAACGATAAGATTAACGGCGGATCTGGCGACGATAAGATTAACGGCGAATCTGGCGACGATAGCCTTGTTGGCGGATTAGGCAACGATAGCCTACTTGGCGGATCTGGCAATGATACGATTAGCGGTGATTTTGGTAACGGTGGTATCCTCACGGGTGTTGGTGGAACTGATGTTCTCACTGGAGGATTGGGTAACGATGTTTTCGATTTTAACTTCGTTGCAGAGAGTCAACCTGGTTTGTTACAGGATGCGATCGCTGATTTTGTGGGAAACGGTATCCTTGCAGGGGATCAAATAGATCTATCTACCATCGACGCTAACTCCACTAAAGAAGGCAACCAAGCCTTCACTTTCATCGGGAGTCGTGCATTCTCTGCAATCGGTCAAATCCGTTATTCAGGAGGTATTCTCCAAGGTAGTACTGATGGGGATCTGTCGGCTGAGTTTGAAATTCGGCTTACAAGAGCGCCACAACTAGTAGAAAGTGACATTATCCTTTAATTTAATATTATCTGCCTTGAAAATAAGGCAGAATGCAGAATTTTGATAANNNAATAGTCGGAAATAGAGANNNGTTTAGCTTGCCTCTCTGATAGTTTATAGTTATTAAATTGCGCCGCGTNNNCATCAGAAAATCAGGTAATACAATCGCAATCTTGCANATGATGCCAATTAATTCAAAAGATGTCAGAGAACTTGAGAAGGCACATTGTGTAACGCAAGGGATGTCGCGATGTCTACGGTGNNNCTGAGCGCAGCCGTACCCCTCCGGGGAAGCAAGNNNCGTGCAGCTCTCGTAGAGAAGTGCGGGNNNCACNNNCGCACTGGTTAACAAGGCTTTTAAGTTATTGGCAATTAATTCGTTATACATAACTAGATAAATCACCAAATAAATCTCAAAAAGCAAAACCAACCCTATCTAAACAAAGGTTTCATATTTTGCTTTAGTGAGAGAAATAAAATAGATTTAATTACTCTTTCTTATAGATAGAAAAAGTTAGGCTTGAAAGTAATACTATAGTTTGTATTATTGTGAATACAATCAAAACGTTCTAAAAGTTATGCACTTCTGGAGGAGGAAGTTTGCTTGGTTCATAGCAGCCTACTACTTTAACCAGTAAAGATATAGCAACGGACAGGGAGCTTAGGACAGCAATAAAATCACAA
This portion of the Nostoc sp. GT001 genome encodes:
- a CDS encoding calcium-binding protein translates to MYLATIALTPSFGDDTIVGGFGNDTINAGDGNNTIDGGYDNDIINTGSGNDRIQGGSGNDTINGGSGNNRIDGGSGDDKIDAGSGNDTINAGSGNDTINAGAGNNIINGVSGNDRINTGFGDDTIVGGFGNDTINAGDGNNTIDGGSDDDIINTGSGNDKIDGGSGNDKINGGSGDDKINGESGDDSLVGGLGNDSLLGGSGNDTISGDFGNGGILTGVGGTDVLTGGLGNDVFDFNFVAESQPGLLQDAIADFVGNGILAGDQIDLSTIDANSTKEGNQAFTFIGSRAFSAIGQIRYSGGILQGSTDGDLSAEFEIRLTRAPQLVESDIIL